The genomic region GTGGAAGTGAGGACGCCCGTCCACCACGGCCTTGGTGTATTCGGCCATGCGGCTGTTGACGTCGTTGCTGTTGGCGTCGATGGCGTTGGCGATGGCGTTGAAGTTGCACACGCCGATGCAGCGGCCGCAGCCCACGCATTTATCGTGGTCTATGTGAGCCTTATGGTCCGTAACGGTAATGGCCTGCTGCGCGCAGAAGCGGGTGCAGGTGTGGCAGCCGCGGCATTTTTCCGGGTCCACCGTGGGTTTGCCGTTGCAGTGCATGGCCATTTTGCCGGCGCGGCTTCCGCAGCCCATGCCGATGTTCTTGATGGTGCCGCCGAAGCCGGTCAGCTCATGCCCCTTGAAGTGGGTGAGGGAAATGAAGATGTCGGCGTCCATGATGGCGCGGCCGATGAACGCGCTTTTCAGGATGATGCCGCCGTTCACGGGAACTTCGACGTCGTCGGTGCCCTTCAGGCCGTCGGCGATGATGATCTGGCAGCCGGTGCTGAGCGGTGAGAAACCGTTTTCATTGGCGGCGGTCAGGTGTTCGAGGGCGTCCTTGCGGCGCCCCACATACAGGGTGTTGCAGTCGGTGAGGAAGGGCTTGCCGCCGAGAGCCTTCACGCGGTCGGCCACGGCACGGGCGAAGTTGGGGCGCAGGAAGGAAAGGTTCCCGGGTTCCCCGAAGTGCATTTTGATGGCCACGAACTTGTTCTCGAAGTCGATGCTGTCCATGCCGGCGGCGAGCATGAGTTTATCCAGCTTTTGCAGCAGGCTGGTGCCCACCTTGCAGCGCATGTCGGTAAAGTACACTTTCGATGCAGCCATGTGTTTCCTCCTGGTACGGGTATGGAGCGGTAAAGACGGGTTCAGGTTCTGTCGAAAAAGCCGGAAAGCGAGGCCTGCGCCGACAGAACGGGGCGCGGGTATCCGGGCATGGCGGCCCGGACTTCCCGGAGAAGTTCATCGCGGAAGGCTTCCCCCATGCTTTCCATGTCGGATGCGAGAAGGTGAAGCTCTGGCCTGTCCGGCGCAGGGAGGCGCAGGCGCAGGTCGACCTCTTCTCTTTTTTCCCGGGCAAGAACGGCGCGGGCCGCCGCTTCTCCCGCGGCCACGGCCGAGAGTATTTCCCTGGTGGGAGTCGTGCCGTAGGGGAGGCGCGTAAGCAGGCAGGGGCGTGCCTTCTGCATGGGGTGTTCCATGCCGGTACTTCCGGCAAGAAAGTGTATCTCTTTTTTGCCGAGTCCGGCAAGCGCGAGGGGCGAGATGACGCCGAGCTCCCGCACGGCCCTGATGCCCGGGCGATAGGCCGAGGCGTCGGAGGCGTTGGTGCCGTCGCAGAGCGGCAGGGAACTTTCCGCAAGAAGGCGGGAGAACAGTTCCTTCTTGCAGGCATAGCAGCGGTCGCGCGCTCCGGCCGCCACCGGGGGAAGACGCAGCGGGTCCACGGGCACTTCACGGAAGGGAAGGGCATGTTTTTCTGCCCATTCCCGGGCGAAGGCCGTTTCCTCCGGCGGAACATGGGGACCCGTGACGTGCAGAAGCAGCGGCTTCATGCCGAAAAGTCCTGCGGCATGGGCAAGGAAGCGGCTGTCCAGTCCGCCGGAATAGGCAAGGGCGAACAGGCCGTCCGGCGCAGTCTCCAGAAGGGCGCGCCGCAGTCCGGCAAGAGGGGCGAGGTCCATATTCTCTCCTCAGAAAGCGGCGTTCGGGTCGCTTTCGGTGCGGCCGCAGGCGAACAGAGCGCCGTTCGGCGCATCGTCGAAGACACGGGTTCCGTAGACAAGGGCCTTTTTTTCCACCCGCATGGCGGGCCAGGGGCCGAATTCCGCACCGAGGGCCTTCAAAAGGGCCATGGCCGTGGGGGTGACGGTTTCCCCCTGTCCGGGGAAGGGACGCACGGGAACATTGTCCATGAGTTCCAGCACCGCAGGCGCAGGCACGGGAATGACGCCGTGGGCGCAGCGCACGAAGCCGTCGGCCATGGGCAGAGGGCTGACCACGAAGCGGGAAGGAGCAAGAAGGCAGAACAGCTCGCAGCTCATGCAGATATCGAGAATGCTGTCCAGCGCGCCCACTTCATGGAAGTGCACTTCCGCGGGCGTCTTGCCGTGAACGGCGCCTTCCGCTTCGGCAAGGATGGTGAAGGCCCGGGATGCCAGAGCCTTGCCCTCCTCGCTCATGCCGCCTGCGGCGATGATGGCCAGAACGTCGGCAAGCGTGCGGTGTTCGTGCTGATGGGGCAGATCGACCTGTGCGTGCATACCGCCGATATGGTGCACTTCCCTGCGTATGAGGTGCACGGAGCCTTCCAGTTCGGGCATGACGGCGGCGAGCTTCCGGTTCAGCTCGCTTTCGTCCATGCCCGTCATGCATAAAAGCCCGGCGAGAAAGATGTCGCCGGAAAGGCCGGAATGGGCGCGTATGGTCAGCACCGGCCCGGAGGAGGGGGCTTCGTGATGGTGATGCCCGTGAGAATGTTCGTGATGTTCGTTATTCATAGGTTGTTTACCACGCGTGCCGCGGCGCAGGCGGCGCCGTAGCCGTTGTCGATGTTCATGACGGCGATGCCCGGAGCGCAGCTCGCCAGCATACTGGAGAGGGCGGCGTTGCCGCCCCGGGCGACGCCGTAGCCTACGGAAGTGGGAACGCCGAATACGGGAAGGGGAGTCAGTCCGCCGAGCACGCTGGCGAGCGCAGCATCCAGCCCGGCCACCACGATGACGGCCTGAAAACGGTTGATTTCATCAAGTCTTTCGGCCAGACGCCACAGCCCGGCCACGCCGCAGTCTTCAAACACCGCATGTTCTATGCCCAGGTATTCCAGCGTACGAGCGGCCTCCCAGGTGACGGAACCGTCCGCCGTTCCGGCGGAGACCACGGCCACGCGTCCCCTGCCTTTCGGGGGCAGCGCTTCGCCGAAGGCCGTACGGGAAAGGGGATGATAGTCGTAACGCGCCCGCACGTCGTCGGGCATACTGTTGAAAACGCTTTCGGCAAGCCTCGTGAACAGTATGGGGCGGCCGGAACCTCTGCCGAACTGCTCCAGAAGAGCGCGTACGGCGGCAAAGGGTTTGCCTTCGCAGAAGACCGCTTCCGGCAGGCCTATACGTGCGGCGCGGGCGTGATCAAAAAGAATACCGTGATCCATAAATGCTTCCTCTCGGAGAAGGACATAGCGTTCCTGAACGCTTTTCGCAAGCTGCGGCCATGTCCGCCGCGAGTATGCGCAATATAGAGGAAAAAGGGAACGCAAACCAGACACGATTCTTTCTTTTTCTTGCCCGATTCTGCCGCGTGGCGGAGAAATGCGTCGCCGGAAGAGGGCGGGCTTTACCGTTTCAGGGCGTTCTGCCGGGGTACGGAAGGGGCGCGGGGCGGGACTGCAACGGGAAAGAGGGCGGGGTGCCGGAGTTGTTTTTCCGCACGCTCCTCAGGCGGGCGTGCCGGGATCCGCCATGCCCGGGGACGGGGCAGCCGTGCGGGCGGGACGCACCGCTTTTTGCGGGGAAAATGTTTTGCCGCCGCTTGACAAGCCATGGTTGTGTATTATGCTCATTTGTGCAAAACAAATGAGACGTGAAGCGCGACATGCGCGCCAGGGAGAACGAATGCCCCGCCCGAGACATTGCCGTTATGTAAGCAGCGCGCCCAGCGTGACCTATTTCAAGCCCCGGGGCATACCCATGAGGGAGCTGGAAGAGGCGACGTTGAGCGTGGAGGAGCTGGAGGCGCTGCGCCTTGCCGATATGGAAGGGCTCACCGCCATCGAGGCTGCCGGGCGTATGCGCGTATCGCGCTTCATTTTCGGGCGTACGCTTTCCTCTGCAAGGCGCACCGTGGCCACGGCACTGTGCCGGGGGCTTGCGCTGCGCATAGAGGGGGGCGACTATGCCCTTTCCCAGCACGGATCGCACAGTTGCTGCAAGGAGATGAACATGAGCAAGATAGCCGTTTCCAGTGAAGGCCCCACCCTTGACGATGAAGTCGACCCCCGTTTCGGGCGTGCCGGCGGCTTTGTGGTGGTGGAACTGCCGGAGATGAAGGTGGACTATATCGACAACGGCGAATCACAGATGATGGCCATGGGCGCGGGTATTGAAACCGCGGAACGCATGGCCCGTGCCGGAGTGGAAGTGGTGATCAGCGGTTATGTGGGGCCCAAGGCCTTCGACGCGCTCACCGCCGCCGGCATCAAAATATGCCAGGATGTGGAGGGCGTTACCGTGCGCGAAGCGGTGGAGCGTTTCGTACGGGGCGAACTTCCCTTTGCCGAAGCCTCCAACAAGTAGGGGAAGTGCATGAAGATCGCCATTGCCAGCGGCAAGGGCGGCGCGGGCAAGACCAGCGTCACGGCGTCGCTTGCGCGGGTGTGGGACGCGCCCCTTGTTGCCGTGGATACGGATGCCGAGGCCCCCAACCTGCACCTGTTTCTGCACCCTGCGGTGGAGGAAGGCCGCACCTGTATGCTCACCGTGCCGCAGATGGACCCGGAAAAATGTGTGCACTGCGAGAAATGCCGCAATATCTGCACCTACAAGGCCATAGCCTCGTTTGCGGGCCGGATCAGCCTTTTTCCCGACATGTGCCACGGCTGCGGCGGCTGCCTTGCCGTATGCCCGAGCGGAGCGCTGACTCCGGGCGGCCGTGAACTCGGCGTGCTGGAACGGGGTTCCGCGCTGGAAGGAAGCGTACGCTTTCTCATGGGCCGCACTCGCATAGGCGAATCCATGACGCCGCCGCTTCTGCGCAGGGAACATGCGTTTCTTGCCGAAATGCTGGCGGATGTTCCCGCCGACGCGCTGCTCGACGCGCCTCCCGGCGTGAGCTGTCCCACCATCACCGTCACGCGGGATGTGGATGCGATTCTGCTGGTGGCCGATCCCACGCCCTTCGGTTTTTACGACTTCACGCTGGCGCATCAGGCTTTTCTGCCCCTGGGCAAACCCATGTTCGTGGTGATCAACCGTGCCGGGGCCGAAGGCAACGAGGATGGCGATGAAGCCGTTCGGGCCTACTGTCGGGAACACGACCTGCCGCTGCTTGCGGAACTGCCCTTTGAGCGGGAGGCCGCGGAGCAGTATGCCGGGGGTATGCTTCTTGCCGACCTTTCTCCTGTGTGGAAGGAGCGTTTCACCAGCCTGCGCGATGCGCTGCGCGAGGCTTTTGCCCGAGTGAAGAAGGAGGGCGTCCATGCGTGAGATAGTGGTCATCAGCGGCAAGGGCGGCACGGGAAAAACCACCGTGAGCGCATCCTTCGCCCATCTGGCGGAGAACAAGGTCATCTGCGACCTTGATGTGGACGCGCCCGACCTGCATATTCTGCTTTCCCCCTCCGTCCGGCAGACGACGCCCTTCATTTCCGGCAATCACGCCGTCATACGCAGCGAAGACTGCGTGAAGTGCGGCGCCTGTGCAAAGCTCTGCGCCTTTGATGCCGTTCGGGAAAACGAGGGCGGCTTTGTGGTGGACGATCTGCGCTGCGAAGGCTGCGGCGTATGCGTGAAGCTCTGCCCGCAGAAGGCCGTGGACTTTCCCGACCGCCACTGCGGCGACTGGTATGTGAGCGATACACGCTTCGGGCGCATGGTACATGCGCAGCTTTTTCCGGGGCAGGAGAATTCGGGCAAGCTCGTCGGCCTGCTCAAGACCGAAGCCCGCAGATACGCCCGGGAACAGAAGCTCGATACCATTCTCTGCGACGGTTCCCCCGGCGTGGGCTGCCCGGTCATCGCCTCTCTTTCCGGGGCGAGCCTGGCCGTGGGCGTGGTGGAGCCCACGCCCTCGGGACGGCATGACTTTGCCCGCGTGGCCGATCTGTGCCGTCATTTCCGCGTGCCGCTCGCCGTCATCATCAACAAGGCGGATCTCAACGCCGCCGAGGCCGACGCCATCGCCGCCATGTGCGCCGAAAACGGCCATACGCTTCTGGGCAGACTGCCTTTTTCTCCCGTGGTCACGCAGGCCATGGTACGGCGGCAGGCCCTTACGGAATTTCCCAACCCTGTGGGAGACAGACTGAAGGACATGTGGTCGGCCCTTCAGGATATCAAAACCGGCCGCTAGGCCGCATCTACGACCAGAAACGGAGTTTCTCATGAGCACTCTTCTTGCTGTTCCCTCCGCCATGCCCGGCGGACTCGACGCCCAGATGGGAATGCATTTCGGTCATTGCGATATCTATACTCTTGTGGACATTGAAGACGGCGCGATCAAGAACGTCACGACGCTGGAAAACGTGCCCCATCATCACGGCGGCTGCATGGCCCCCGTGCAGCACCTCGCTTCTCACGGCGTGAAGGCCCTGCTTGCCGGCGGCATGGGTATGCGTCCCCTCATGGGCTTCCAGCAGGTGGGCGTGGAAGTGTTCTATGCGGGCATGTTCCCCACCGTGGGCGCGGCCGTGCAGGCTTTTCTGGAAGGCAGGCTCCAGCCTTTCTCCATGGAATTCACCTGCGGCGGCGGCCATCAGCACGGCCAGCAGAACTGAGGCCGTATCATGGATGTTCTCGTCATAACGCCGCGCCGGGCCTTCTGGGAGGCGCTTCGTCCCGCCTTCGCCGCACATGAGGCTTCCCTCCGCTTTGCCTCCACGAAGGAGGAAGCGGGAGACATGCTGAAGGAGCGCCGGGCCGACCTTGCCGTGCTGGACCTCGATGTTGATACCGCAGAGCTGCGCAAGGCGGTGGTAGGTATCCTTTCCATCGACGCCATGGTCAACATGGCTTCCGTATGCGGCATGGGAGAAGAGAAGTTCCACAGCGCCATGGAAGGTCTCGGCCTCATCATGGACCTGCCCCGTACGCCCGACGCCGGGGATGTGGACCGCCTTCTCAGGGCGCTTCG from Mailhella massiliensis harbors:
- a CDS encoding LarC family nickel insertion protein, encoding MNNEHHEHSHGHHHHEAPSSGPVLTIRAHSGLSGDIFLAGLLCMTGMDESELNRKLAAVMPELEGSVHLIRREVHHIGGMHAQVDLPHQHEHRTLADVLAIIAAGGMSEEGKALASRAFTILAEAEGAVHGKTPAEVHFHEVGALDSILDICMSCELFCLLAPSRFVVSPLPMADGFVRCAHGVIPVPAPAVLELMDNVPVRPFPGQGETVTPTAMALLKALGAEFGPWPAMRVEKKALVYGTRVFDDAPNGALFACGRTESDPNAAF
- a CDS encoding DUF134 domain-containing protein gives rise to the protein MPRPRHCRYVSSAPSVTYFKPRGIPMRELEEATLSVEELEALRLADMEGLTAIEAAGRMRVSRFIFGRTLSSARRTVATALCRGLALRIEGGDYALSQHGSHSCCKEMNMSKIAVSSEGPTLDDEVDPRFGRAGGFVVVELPEMKVDYIDNGESQMMAMGAGIETAERMARAGVEVVISGYVGPKAFDALTAAGIKICQDVEGVTVREAVERFVRGELPFAEASNK
- a CDS encoding 4Fe-4S binding protein, producing the protein MKIAIASGKGGAGKTSVTASLARVWDAPLVAVDTDAEAPNLHLFLHPAVEEGRTCMLTVPQMDPEKCVHCEKCRNICTYKAIASFAGRISLFPDMCHGCGGCLAVCPSGALTPGGRELGVLERGSALEGSVRFLMGRTRIGESMTPPLLRREHAFLAEMLADVPADALLDAPPGVSCPTITVTRDVDAILLVADPTPFGFYDFTLAHQAFLPLGKPMFVVINRAGAEGNEDGDEAVRAYCREHDLPLLAELPFEREAAEQYAGGMLLADLSPVWKERFTSLRDALREAFARVKKEGVHA
- the larB gene encoding nickel pincer cofactor biosynthesis protein LarB is translated as MDHGILFDHARAARIGLPEAVFCEGKPFAAVRALLEQFGRGSGRPILFTRLAESVFNSMPDDVRARYDYHPLSRTAFGEALPPKGRGRVAVVSAGTADGSVTWEAARTLEYLGIEHAVFEDCGVAGLWRLAERLDEINRFQAVIVVAGLDAALASVLGGLTPLPVFGVPTSVGYGVARGGNAALSSMLASCAPGIAVMNIDNGYGAACAAARVVNNL
- a CDS encoding NifB/NifX family molybdenum-iron cluster-binding protein → MSTLLAVPSAMPGGLDAQMGMHFGHCDIYTLVDIEDGAIKNVTTLENVPHHHGGCMAPVQHLASHGVKALLAGGMGMRPLMGFQQVGVEVFYAGMFPTVGAAVQAFLEGRLQPFSMEFTCGGGHQHGQQN
- a CDS encoding tRNA(Ile)-lysidine synthetase, producing MDLAPLAGLRRALLETAPDGLFALAYSGGLDSRFLAHAAGLFGMKPLLLHVTGPHVPPEETAFAREWAEKHALPFREVPVDPLRLPPVAAGARDRCYACKKELFSRLLAESSLPLCDGTNASDASAYRPGIRAVRELGVISPLALAGLGKKEIHFLAGSTGMEHPMQKARPCLLTRLPYGTTPTREILSAVAAGEAAARAVLAREKREEVDLRLRLPAPDRPELHLLASDMESMGEAFRDELLREVRAAMPGYPRPVLSAQASLSGFFDRT
- a CDS encoding DUF362 domain-containing protein yields the protein MAASKVYFTDMRCKVGTSLLQKLDKLMLAAGMDSIDFENKFVAIKMHFGEPGNLSFLRPNFARAVADRVKALGGKPFLTDCNTLYVGRRKDALEHLTAANENGFSPLSTGCQIIIADGLKGTDDVEVPVNGGIILKSAFIGRAIMDADIFISLTHFKGHELTGFGGTIKNIGMGCGSRAGKMAMHCNGKPTVDPEKCRGCHTCTRFCAQQAITVTDHKAHIDHDKCVGCGRCIGVCNFNAIANAIDANSNDVNSRMAEYTKAVVDGRPHFHISIVNQVSPCCDCHGENDAAVVPDIGMFASFDPVALDKACIDAVNAAPAISTSVLSQCDHGAHDHFTSIHPTTDWRGQIRHAEAIGLGSGEYELIRL
- a CDS encoding ATP-binding protein, with amino-acid sequence MREIVVISGKGGTGKTTVSASFAHLAENKVICDLDVDAPDLHILLSPSVRQTTPFISGNHAVIRSEDCVKCGACAKLCAFDAVRENEGGFVVDDLRCEGCGVCVKLCPQKAVDFPDRHCGDWYVSDTRFGRMVHAQLFPGQENSGKLVGLLKTEARRYAREQKLDTILCDGSPGVGCPVIASLSGASLAVGVVEPTPSGRHDFARVADLCRHFRVPLAVIINKADLNAAEADAIAAMCAENGHTLLGRLPFSPVVTQAMVRRQALTEFPNPVGDRLKDMWSALQDIKTGR